The Aedes albopictus strain Foshan chromosome 2, AalbF5, whole genome shotgun sequence region ACCTCACCCAAACCCATAGCCTACTTAGTGATTGGTTGCGTTCGTTTAGTCGAGCATAACCAAGACAATCTCTTCTCAATATTTTATAGCACAATGCTACAATCCCCCTTTTACATTTAAAAGAAATAAAACCCCATATAATATACATTTATTTCTAATTACTTGTATTCTAAGTTAGTGCGATACAAAATCTTTAAATTTAACTGGTGCTTGTCTTGTCCTCGTAGATTGTTTGAATCTTGTCTCGCTGCTGCACCCTTCAATTGGATCTTCTGATACTGCTTCTTCCAACGGTGTCAAAACTGAGGAGTCTTCTGGATTCAGTACTCTTTTCAAATGAGCCGAACTCCGTCGGTATTCTTTGCCAGAATTCGTAGATTTGACAATCGTATCCGTTCCCGTTTTCTTCACCACAATGAAATCTTCATCAGCATAATCAGTATCAAGTTTATTGCTCTTCTTCATTCGTTTCGCCAACACTCGATCTCCAACTTCCAATTCACTTTCTTTTGCTCCTCGCCTTTTGTCACTATACAGCTTCCCTTTCTCCTTGATTAATCGATCCTTTTCACGTACACTGTCGTCTTCGAGAAATGTTGATATTGTTGGTAACTTGCTCTTGATTTTTCGGCCGAACATAAGTTCACCGGGAGATTTTCCAGTCGTAGTATGCTTTGTTGAATGATACGTTAGTAAGTAGCTGGACAGCTCTTTTCTCCAATCCTGCCCTAGCTCTTGGGCGATTCGTAAACGTTTAAGAATTGACCGGTTTTGTCTCTCCACTTCGCCGTTCGATTGTGGCCAATATGGTATGGTATTACTTAGTTTAGTTCCATTTGCATTGCAAAATTCTTTAAACTCAATACATTCCGAACTGAGTTGTGGGGCATTATCTGCCTTCAGCACATTTGGAATACCGTATCGACTGAACATTACAGACAATTCTCTAATGACGTCTTTTGCTGTGATGCTCGTCATTTCACACACTTCCATAAAACGACTGTAACAATCGATGACGACCAGCAAGTATTGCCCTTCCGGTAACGGTCCCAGGAAATCCAAAGCAATGGTTACCCATGGCGCCATCGGTAGTTCGCTGCGGAGCATTGGTTCAGGTCGTTCAGGTGCTGCCACCAGAGTACACCCTCGGCAATGTTTCACTAGTTTTTCAACGTCCGAATCCATCTTTGGCCACCATACGTTAGAACGAAGATGATTTTTCATCATAGTTATACCTGGATGACCTTCGTGGGCAGTTTCCAAAACTTTTTCACGTAATTGTCGTGGAATGACAATTCTGTCTGCTCTCAAAAGCACATTTTCTACTTCGCATAGTTCATTGGCAACAACTCGAAATTCTAAAGGAAGTTTCTGTAAATCTCCCTGCAATAAGATTTCCAGTACTTGTTGAATATCGGGATCCTCTCTTGAAGCTTCAacaatattcttccaagaaagagCAGAAGACTTTGCCGCCTGTAGAGCGACTTCCTGTATCCAAATTTCTTCGGAGGAATCAAacggtttaggctctaaaacagcCAATCGCGAAAGACTATCGGCAACATTGTCTTGTCCCGAAATATGAATGACTCTGTAGTCAAACATCTGCAGTCTTAGAACCCAGCGCTCTATGCGGGCGCAAGGCTTAGAACGTTTTGTGAAAAGAAAACTTAAAGCTTTACAATCGGTAAATATGTCGAACATTTTACCAAGTACGTAATTTTGAAAACGTTCCACACCCCACACAATCGCGAGAGCTTCTTTTTCGGTTTGACAGTACCGACGTTCTGTTTCCGTTAACGATTTGGAAGCTGCACTGATGACCCGATGTGAACCGGTTTGATCGAACTGTACCAATAATGCCCCGAGTCCTACAGGGCTAGCATCCGTAATAATTGCTGTACGATCTTCGACTTTGTAGAACCCTAAGCGTTTCACATCACCCATAGCTCGTTTGACCTCTTCGAAAGATCTTGCCTGTTCCAATGTCCATTCAAATTTAGAGTTTTTTTAATAATAATCTCCTGAGTGGCTCGTCAATCGTGGCCAAATTCGGTATGAATTTGTTCATATAATTGGCCAAACCCAGAAAGCTTCTCAGTTCTCCTTCATTTTGAGGCTCTCGAAAAGACAACAGTGCTTGTGTTTTCGATTTAGAAGGCTTAATACCATCAGGAGTGATATTGTGACCAAGGAAATCAACTTCAGTGACACGTAGTCGGCACTTCTCCCAATTCAATTCTACATTCCGATTTTTCAAACGAGCTAACACCTGAAAAACAAATATTTGCTTTGTAACACTAGTTTTATTTTAAATCAATTGTTAATACAAATAATCATTATTGTACCTTCTGCAGCCGTTCGTCATGTTCCTCCAAAGTCTCTCCTTCTACAATTACGTCATCGATATACCAAGATGTACCTTCACATCCGGTGAGAATTTCATCCATCGCCTTCTGGAACAATTCTGGAGCCGAAATCAGCCCGAACGGTAGACGTTTGAAACGGAAAAGTCCTTGAGGAGTGATGAACGTTGTAGCGTCTCGTGATTCTTCCGCCAGCTCAATTTGCAGGAACGCTTCACGGATGTCCAATTTGCTCCATATCTTGCCCTTACCAACACGTGCCAAATAGTCGTCCACTGCTGGCATTGGATGTCGTTCACGCAAGACTGCTTCATTTACTCGACGCAGATCAAGGCACAATCGTGGTTCGCCATTCGTCTTACCAACCACCACCAATGGAGACACCCAGCTAGCCGGTCCAGACTTCAATTCGATTATGTCACGATTCATCAACTCAGTCAGTTTTTGGTTTACCGCTTGTTCCATTGGAATTGGAATACGACGCATTGGCTGGAAAACTGGCACAAACTTTGGATCCAAATGAATATGTGCCTTGATTCCTCGAATCTTTGCAAAAGGAGTTTGCTCTCTTTTGACTACATTGATATCCAAACCAACTTTCAAGACGCCGAGCAACTTAGCAGTTTTATCACCCAACAAGCAACGTTGACCGCCTCGCACCACCAGGAATTCTGCTGTTGCTTCCTTCAGTCCCACTGCCACTTTTGCTACGAAAGATCCAAGCACCTCTAACGGGTTTTCACTACCGTACGCACGAAGAATGCGAGAGCTGCCTTTGGTAGAGGAAACAACAGAGACCCGTTCGTTCTTCAGATTGATCCATGCGCTGTCACTGATGAGATTTGCATCCGCTCCGGAGTCTACCAGCATTTCAATTTTCACACCACCAATAGTGCATGGGATCACATTAGACTCATTACCAGAATAAAAAGCGTAGTAAGCTTTTTCTGGCTTTTCGTCTTCATCAGCGCGCATATCCGTTGCTTCGTAGTCTTTGTTGCTTTTATCCTCAACTGCTTGGACTTTCTTTTCAGTACGGTCCATAGCCTCATTGCGTTTCATCTTGCGGCACAACTTCTCGAAATGGCCATACAGTTTACAATGGCGACATTGTTTCCCACGAGCAGGACAGATCGAAGCCGTGGCAATATGTCCAGTGCGCCCGCAGTTAAAACACGACTTGTCCCGGGGCTTGTCACGAGCAAAAAAATCCGCTTTCACACCTTGTTGCTTCTGTGGCGGTCCGACACGATACACTTTTTCCGGTGGCGAATTTGTGATATCTGCCAACTGCCGTTCAACTCCTTCCTGAGCAATACCCAAAGCTTCAATATCCGGAAATGGCAAGTCTTTCATCAAAATCCGCTTACGAACTTCGTTTGAACTGCATCCTTCCACAACAGCATCTGTCAAATGAATTTCGACTAATATTTGTTCCATCTCCGATCCATATTTGTCGAATCCACACTCCGAGACTTGTTGCTTGAGCCGAATGACATAATCCGCAAATCGTTCTCCTGACTTCTGCTTCATTGAGCGTAATTTCCGGCGTTCAGATGTATTTTGATGTCGGGGTTCAAAAAATTCGTCCAATTTGTCCACCGCAGCATCGTACCAGTTCGGGACCAACGAGACAATCGGAATGTGATCACGGTCACGCAAGTTTTTGAAAACCGTCTGTAACGCAGGTCCGCCAAGATGTAGCAACTTAGCTCGCATCAGTTGCTGGTCCGTGATGTTATACGCTGCGAAATAACATTCGAGCGACTCCTTCCACGCCTTCCATTCCTTGGATAGCTTTCCCGATTCGATTTGATTGCAACGGAATGGGGGAACCGGGCGTGCTTCCTCCATCTAAAATGAAACGAGATTCAAGTCAATCATTTTCATCTCTTTGTCAAAACATATCTTCAATTTGAATGCATTGAGCAGCTTTTTCCAACTCGATAACTAATCACCATGTTTTCATTTGAAATCATCCATAATCCGTAGCTGCAGTAGCCGTCATTTGGTTACCATGGAAACTTAGAATCAATCCATCATTATTATcatgttcgtttttttttcatccgTTCGACACGAATCATAGTAACCCATGCGTTCATTCAAATTTTCATACGCAAACATAACCGTCACTTGGTTACCCAGGTAACAAGCAGCAAACTGAAAATTTTCACCCTGGTGCACAAACACATGTTCCAACCAgcaataatctttttttttatcaggaGAATTCTGTGCAATTCTCGCCAGTATGTCTTTTGTGCCATTATTCTGGAAAACCCATGTGGTCTTCGccaatccatggaaaattctaaTAATTTTCGCTCATATTCTGGAAAGTTCTTTCAACTTTCGCGTTTACAAACGGGCGAGTCAAACTCGTAATTTGGAGAATTCTTTAAATTCTCGCCAAAAATCACTTgggaaaaatcaatattttccgcTTTCTCCAGATGCTCAAAGCATTCACAATTTATGAAATATTATAATTACCTTTAATAGTTGCCGTTTCGTTCCGCTTTTTCTTTTCAATCCTCAAACCTCGTACGCCAGATTGTAGTATCTCCGAGCAGCTGTAACTCGCGTCCGTCCTCGACAGTCGTCGTACACTTTCTGCCTCCGTTCACCTCACCCAAACCCATAGCCTACTTAGTGATTGGTTGCGTTCGTTTAGTCGAGCATAACCAAGACAATCTCTTCTCAATATTTTATAGCACAATGCTACAATGAACATtacacaactatttttcattatgcaactcatttcagttgcataatgaaccagtttggaaaaattggactttatgataccaaaatgagttatataaaatataaattatgatactgaattgcataaaattatttttttgcaacttggcacaataatattgaattttatacttgccgttttagtgtcactacggcctacttttcctcactataaaaagcagttgcattatgattcgTAATGCAACTTATTTGggctgcattatgaatcataatgcaattgtttgggcaacaacctgtgtttccacgtcaagagcttgaaaaactgtgacggttgtagcacagcttgcttgattaAGTTTTGCGTCTAGTTTGAGtttgatggaacacgtgggtaATCCCGTGCAACCACCGGGACGCATCGGGTAACTAACACCGATAGAAACTTTTATTGTATGCTGACAAAGGGGTTTGCTTCTACtgatcttctgggatttcttaacccttatgtggccggcagggtacccgggtacccagcacccatttaaaatacacggtgtaaaaaaaaagcaaaaagtttaccGGCCACACGCGCGCCTTTTTGATCCTAAAACTGCAAGGTGATGGTGCTGTATACTGCTttatttttggtagtgttgtactttttacaacgacgcATGTCCCGAAGGGTTAagcatttctcccgggattcctaaggaattcctacaagggttttttgaggaattcctttagggtttcttcaggaattccgcttggaatcccTTTAAAATATCTgcctggatttcttcaagaacaccatcaggaattcctgcaatactTTCTTCATTGTTTTTTCTTGGGATAacttccttctggtattcttcgcgagattccttcaggaattcatatcgGAATTCCATCAAGACTTTTTCTTGTGATTCCTTCCAATAATTCCCTCGGGAGATGCTGCtatgctgaaattcctccatatttCTCTTCATGAGTTCCCCCAGCACTTCCTTTACGAACTCTCCTTGGGATAACTTCAGGAAGTAttcatgggatttttttcagaaattcctcccaggatttattGAAGACTTTCCCCTGGCATTTCTTCTGACGAAAATTCTACCTGGGGTTGCttcagtaatccctccagggattgcttcagattcattcttccagtgattccttcaggaatgctacctgggattgcttcaggaactcatcctgagattccttcttcggaaattcctgcagcgcATCCTTCATAGTATTCCTCCCATGgttctcttagaaattcctgcaaggattccttcacgaacttttttttttgtgatatagCTTGCACTCGTAAACTGGGCTTTGACGACAGTTCAGTTAGttggcccagttatcgagcgcccaggtCAAATGTAGTCCAGTTGAACTGCAGTCAGTTATCGAGTGGATGCTGTAACTTTATGAAGTCCTTCTagcattccttcagtaattcctcctaggattccatcagCATTGCTTCCTGGGGTCTCTTTGGGTATTCCACCTGTGCTTCCCATGAATTCTTGCAGTGAattttttaggaattactcctACAGATGCTCCtgggattcgtttaggaattcattccgggattcttttttttttaggttcctcagaaattctaagGATACTGAAATTCCCctcgggattcctttcggaatttctcctggggctccttcaagcattcctccaagaattctagcaGGGCTTTTTCTTCACGAACTTTTCTCGGgatagcttcaggaattccttctgagatatctttacaaattcttcctgATATCCATTCTGAATCCTTTGATAGTAAGTGaggaaaattctgcaagaatcaacgcaggaaattctggataaatttcctccggaatcgtTGGAGGAACCTTCGCATGAACCTTTGTAGAAACTTTCAGAAAAATTACTCAAAAAGTCATCACTGGTATTTTAGCGGAATACTGAGCAACattctcaaaaaatgtaaacaaattctGGAATAAATATTGCAGGACTTTCTAGATAAATACATACTCAGGACTCCTGGCAGGATGCTTGAAGAAATGATAGAGAAATCTGTAGAAAAATGTTTAAGAAGAACAGAGTTTTTAAATTAgggaaaatttctctaaaaaactaTCGCAAttctttttggagaaatcctcagaaattTTTATGGAGGAGCCTTTTGAGAAGCTCATGGAGGAATGcgtaaagaaattcttagagaaatctgagGAAGCATTCCAAGAAAAATTATTGTTGGCATTATAgaaggaatcttcagaaaaatatctagatgaaccttcggagaaatttctgatttcatgaagttctttagagaaatcttagaaatcgtcgaaaaaaaatcaaattaaaactgtggaatttctggaagaatcgtcgcaagaatttcaggaaatatcctgagaaattcctggagggaattcctggcagGATCTTCTAAgacattttatgaaaaaaaaagatatttctgGACCGATTTTGATCAACGTCGCAAAAGAACCGGTTGAATCTCTAGTTTTGATACGTAAACCAAAGTTTTGAATTGGCCatttggttccggagttattccgggacGTACTGGGGTATCTTTTTGGTCAGGCAAAGGGACACTTTCGTTGGGTTTCTAAAactcagcatgcgacatatcaatcttcatgattttgcaaaacaagatcaaaGGAAGTCATTTCACGTTGGACTCGTTCCGAAATGTTCCGGTAACCTGTTTTTTCCGTGAAATATGCCACTTTTATGTCTTTTCTGAATCCCAGCATGCGACATAACAATCTTCATAGTTTTGCAATACAAGATCAAAGGAAGCCATTCCGCGTatttttggccacgttggacacGTTCTGGGATGTTCCGGGAGCCTGgatcttccgtgaaaatggccacttttatgtctcttctgaatcccagcatgcgacatatcaatcatcATTATTTTTCAATACAAGATCAAAGGAAGCCATTTCGCAGATTTTTGGTCACGTTGGACAcgacagattccttcagaaaatcctccggatattcatccaaaaattcctcctgggggattcttacagagattccttcaggaactctctctctctctcttcttggcgtaacgtcctcattgggacaaagcctgcttctcagcttcctccaggatttcctcaggaatctccATTGTTTTTTcaaggagattccttcaggaaattctccagagatccttccgaAAAATCCTCCTGGGTTTGCTCCAGCAACAtcaaccagaaattcatccagagatttctccagggattgctccaggaattcctcgaggattccttcaggaatttctctagagatttctcaaggagttcctccagagatctcACCAGGAGcctacaggattcctccagggattcctgcaggaatttctccaggaatcagctcagaaattttttcaggaatccctccagagattcgtccaaaaaattctcctgggattcttccagagattactccaggaacgtccatcaggaattcctccagagagttctccaagaattccttcaggaattcttccaggaattcatccgagattctcccaggagttccttccaaagatttctccaggaagttccattgggtcttcaaggaattcatcctggattccacggggattcctccagagatttctccaggaacatccaccatgaattcctccagaaatttccccaagtgtttctctaggaattcctcagagattctccagagatttctccaggaacttccattGGTTCTCCAAGGAAataatcctgaaattccttagggattcctccaagagttcctccaggaacctcgattggttcctcaagaaattcatccagggattattgcaggaatttcaggagattccttcatggaatcctccagagattcttccaaaaatcctcttgggattcttctagagattttcctaggaacatccaccagtaattcctccaggagtttctccagggatttctccaaaaattcatcagggtttttttttcatggatttctgcaggaatttctccaggaagtcctccagagattctttcaaaaattcttcttgggattattccagagattcatccaagaacatccaaaaggaattcctccagagttttctccaggaatttttccagggagttcttcaggtatttctcaggaattccatcaggagtgactccagaaatttctccaaaaacctcCATTGGTTCTTCACGGAATTCATACTGGAAttactctgggattcctccagaagttcctccaaaattcttccaaaaaccttcattgattccttaaggatatttttcaggcattcctgcaggaactccgccaggaattcctccaggaatacctccagagattccttcagaaaatcctccagagattcttccaaaaaatccttctgggattcttccaaagattccttcaggaacttccatTGGTTCTCCAAGGAATTAATCCTGTAATTCcttaatgattcctccaggagctcctccacagatttctccaggagcttccattggttcctcaaggaattcctccagttattattgcaggaattacaggagattccatcaggaaaccttccagagattcttccgaaaatttctcctgggggattcttccagagattcctccaggaacatttaccagaaattcctccagagatttctccaggattttattttatttatttatttatttatttccccccccccaccccccccccccctcgggattcctcccgagatttctcctggagcatccaccatgaattcctccagagatttctccaagtattcctccaggaattcctcagagattctcccaggagttcctccaaagatttctccaggatcttccattggttcttcaaggaattctggagctcgatttgaataggtcgtatgtgatttcgtcgatataaaattcgatcagttggattcgcttcttatGGCGAAAACtgttaaaatttaacaaaattaatacatacaagcgattccttacaaaacaggctttcggtttatcattaaaagccactgaaatatcatccatatttctactattactaaaataaactgatcgaattttatatcgacgaaagcacatacgacctattcaaatcgagctccagaattaatCCTGAaaatcctcagggattcctccaggagtacctccagagatttctccatgattattgcaggaattacaggagattccttcaggaaacctcctaGAGAtgcttccgaaaattcttcctgggattcttccagagattcctctaggaacatttaccagaaattcctccagagatttctccagggttttttccagggattcctccacgaattccttagagatttctccaagaaatcctctagagattgttCTTGAAACCTTCattgatttttcaaggaattcatactggtattcctcagggattcctccagagatttctccaggaacctctgTTCGTCCCTCAAGGAATTGCTgtaaagattcctgcaggaagtcctcttgaaattcttccaaaagttcattctgagattcttccagagattcctttaggagcatccaccagggattcctccacatgtttgtccaggaattctcccaagggttcctcatggattcctccagagatttcttcaggaaactccattggttcctcattgaattcctccagggattcctccaggaattctttcaggaatttctccacgaattccttcaggaattccttcaaagattctttcaggaatacctccaaagattcctttagaaaatcctccagagattcttccaaagagtccttttgggattcttccagagattcatccaggaacatcaaccagaaattcctccaaaagtttttgaattcctagtgagaatagatgctacataataagaaatgatccatgtagctcaagcgtaaacgcgagtgtattctttaaaaccatgcttgAGGTGATTTCTAGTTGGTCACTAACATCTTTTATTTCGGGTAtttgtgcgtctatcaaacaatgcacacaTTCAAAAGGCCATAGATgaaattttaatatatttaaaagcttttgctgcaaggggtaatcttgaaggtattcatgattggattccttaaagatttctcggagataattgtgaaagaactcctggatgactacttggagaatttcttggcttctgtgtccctctaaaattatctaaaagaattccaatacaaatcgctggaggaattcctctagaaatccttcaaattattcaaaaaatctacaagtaattctaaaaaaaaaataatggagtgAATCCGTGATAAAGATTATGAACGgattattgaaatttttgaacttatcgctgaatatttttttgtaaaaatccagagaaaaatttcggaagaaatcattacaggaattctcggagcaaaacctgccggaatccctggaggaattcctggatgaattccgaggAATCCAAAGTAGAGCAATTATgcgagaatttcaggaaaaaaaatctgaataatccgcatcagaaatccctgaagaaattactagaaaaaatttagatgaatccttggaggaatttctggacgcattcctggaggaatctctggaggaattcttcgagaaatcacaggaacaattcctagatgtattcctggaggaaatcctggacaaccttctggacaaattccatgcggaatccctgaagaagtttctgggctaatgcctggagcattagggatttttttttattatcgtacaaattggtacgaaatcctggagaattttctggacgaattcctggcggaatccctggaaaagttaatggagaaatttctgaaggaggcatccctggagaagttcctggagtaatgcctggagcattagagaaatttctgatgaaattccaagataaatttctaaaagaattcccagaggaatttctagaggaattccaggaggaattccaggaggaattccaggaggaattccaggaggacttccatgagaaattcttggaggaattcttggaggaatttctggaagaattattggaggaatttcactgaagaatccttagaggaatccctgaaggaatttctgatatattcctggagtaattcctgttggaatttctgaaggaatccgtgaaataactcctggacggatttatagaaaaatctctctctcttcttggcgtaatgtcctcattgggacaaagcttgCATCTCAGCTCTGCATCtcatcttttaagg contains the following coding sequences:
- the LOC115269859 gene encoding uncharacterized protein K02A2.6-like yields the protein MEEARPVPPFRCNQIESGKLSKEWKAWKESLECYFAAYNITDQQLMRAKLLHLGGPALQTVFKNLRDRDHIPIVSLVPNWYDAAVDKLDEFFEPRHQNTSERRKLRSMKQKSGERFADYVIRLKQQVSECGFDKYGSEMEQILVEIHLTDAVVEGCSSNEVRKRILMKDLPFPDIEALGIAQEGVERQLADITNSPPEKVYRVGPPQKQQGVKADFFARDKPRDKSCFNCGRTGHIATASICPARGKQCRHCKLYGHFEKLCRKMKRNEAMDRTEKKVQAVEDKSNKDYEATDMRADEDEKPEKAYYAFYSGNESNVIPCTIGGVKIEMLVDSGADANLISDSAWINLKNERVSVVSSTKGSSRILRAYGSENPLEVLGSFVAKVAVGLKEATAEFLVVRGGQRCLLGDKTAKLLGVLKVGLDINVVKREQTPFAKIRGIKAHIHLDPKFVPVFQPMRRIPIPMEQAVNQKLTELMNRDIIELKSGPASWVSPLVVVGKTNGEPRLCLDLRRVNEAVLRERHPMPAVDDYLARVGKGKIWSKLDIREAFLQIELAEESRDATTFITPQGLFRFKRLPFGLISAPELFQKAMDEILTGCEGTSWYIDDVIVEGETLEEHDERLQKVQ